One window from the genome of Rufibacter tibetensis encodes:
- a CDS encoding lysophospholipid acyltransferase family protein, with translation MLYFLLKTLFQIALRVFFRRFTVNNKHLLFSEGPLIVVSNHPNTLMDPVVTASLMKQNVYFLAKSSFFKPGIQGWLFHRLFMIPVYRREDVGEGGTAQNDATFAKCYEFLGKGGTLMVFPEGNSFMQRRIRPLKTGTARISLGAEAQHNFNLGLRIVPVGVNYSDPSRFRSDVFVNVGEPIHVKKFEAAYAEDPFKAAHILTDHIKERLEDLVIHTETDEEDALARQVEAVYQSKLVKELDLSESESEERFLITKGILQSIKYFEARQPERMHYLRTELQDYLQHLESVGLVPDAFKRIPNRREVAWGTVKTILYLVLGFPFYLFGVIHNYLPYLLPAKIARSLTKDIEFYAPIMMTIGMFTFPIFYALIGWAVHAWFGISGWALVGYLVALPITGFFVLHYWHRIQEARRNWIFFSLFSKRTTVLHSLLEQRNRLMAALEQAREEFLASFPENTAETKQA, from the coding sequence ATGTTGTATTTTCTGCTTAAGACTCTTTTTCAGATTGCGTTGCGCGTGTTCTTCCGCCGGTTCACGGTGAATAACAAGCATCTGCTGTTTTCTGAAGGTCCACTGATTGTGGTGTCAAACCATCCTAACACGCTCATGGATCCCGTGGTGACAGCCTCACTCATGAAGCAGAACGTCTACTTCTTAGCGAAAAGCAGTTTCTTCAAACCCGGTATCCAGGGCTGGCTTTTCCATCGGTTGTTCATGATCCCGGTGTACCGTCGCGAAGACGTGGGCGAGGGAGGCACTGCCCAGAATGACGCCACGTTTGCGAAGTGCTACGAGTTTTTGGGCAAAGGCGGCACGCTCATGGTCTTCCCCGAAGGGAACAGTTTCATGCAGCGCCGCATCCGTCCGCTTAAAACCGGGACTGCCCGCATCAGCCTGGGTGCCGAGGCTCAGCACAACTTCAACTTGGGGCTACGCATTGTGCCGGTAGGCGTAAATTATTCAGACCCGTCACGGTTCCGGAGCGATGTGTTTGTGAACGTGGGCGAACCCATCCATGTGAAAAAATTTGAAGCGGCATACGCCGAAGATCCTTTCAAGGCAGCTCACATCCTCACCGATCATATAAAAGAGCGGTTGGAAGATCTGGTCATCCACACTGAGACCGATGAAGAGGACGCCTTGGCCCGCCAGGTGGAAGCCGTGTATCAAAGTAAGCTGGTGAAAGAACTGGACCTTTCAGAGTCTGAATCAGAGGAGCGGTTCCTGATCACCAAAGGCATTCTGCAAAGCATCAAGTACTTTGAGGCCCGCCAACCAGAGCGCATGCACTACCTGCGTACCGAGCTACAGGATTACCTGCAGCACTTGGAAAGTGTAGGCCTGGTACCCGATGCTTTTAAACGAATTCCTAACCGCCGCGAAGTGGCTTGGGGTACGGTGAAAACCATTCTTTATCTGGTGCTGGGTTTCCCCTTCTACCTCTTTGGCGTGATCCACAATTACCTGCCGTACCTGTTGCCGGCCAAGATTGCACGCAGCCTCACCAAAGACATTGAGTTTTACGCGCCCATCATGATGACCATTGGCATGTTCACGTTCCCCATCTTTTATGCGCTAATTGGGTGGGCGGTGCATGCCTGGTTTGGGATATCGGGTTGGGCGCTGGTAGGATACCTGGTGGCCTTGCCTATTACCGGATTCTTTGTGTTGCATTACTGGCACCGCATTCAGGAAGCCCGCCGTAACTGGATCTTCTTTTCCCTTTTCTCCAAACGCACTACTGTGCTTCACAGCCTGTTAGAGCAACGAAACCGCCTAATGGCAGCATTAGAGCAAGCCCGTGAAGAGTTTTTAGCCTCTTTTCCAGAGAACACGGCAGAAACGAAGCAAGCATAA
- a CDS encoding Dph6-related ATP pyrophosphatase, with protein MKPLAIFNWSGGKDSALALHRVQQQQHFPLHALFTTLSQTHQRVTMHGVREELMQAQAQAVGLPWKPIYLPEGASLPVYNDLMTQAWTEFKTSGVTHGIFGDIYLEDLRKYREEQLASVEIQAHFPLWGEEPTALLEEFWRAGFKAKVVCVNGKHLDASFAGRELNESFINDLPAHVDPCGENGEYHSFVYDGPNFKHPVPVQTGEVVFRSYTPASQGSEEDCFAATPASYDTGFWFCDLLPA; from the coding sequence ATGAAACCTCTCGCCATTTTTAATTGGAGCGGCGGCAAAGACTCAGCCCTGGCTTTGCACCGCGTGCAGCAACAGCAACATTTCCCGCTCCATGCCCTGTTTACCACATTAAGCCAAACCCACCAGCGGGTCACCATGCACGGCGTGCGCGAAGAACTGATGCAGGCCCAGGCCCAAGCGGTAGGATTGCCGTGGAAGCCTATCTACTTGCCAGAAGGTGCCAGCCTTCCCGTGTACAATGACTTGATGACCCAAGCCTGGACCGAGTTCAAAACTTCTGGAGTAACACACGGCATCTTCGGAGACATCTACCTGGAAGATTTGCGGAAGTACCGTGAAGAGCAGTTAGCCTCTGTAGAAATACAAGCCCATTTTCCCTTGTGGGGGGAAGAGCCTACCGCTTTGCTGGAGGAGTTCTGGAGAGCCGGTTTCAAAGCCAAAGTAGTCTGCGTCAACGGAAAGCACCTGGATGCCTCCTTTGCGGGTCGTGAGCTGAATGAATCCTTCATCAACGACTTGCCGGCCCACGTAGACCCTTGCGGCGAGAACGGGGAGTACCATTCCTTTGTCTACGACGGACCCAATTTCAAGCATCCGGTGCCGGTGCAAACAGGGGAGGTGGTGTTCAGAAGTTACACACCCGCTTCTCAGGGTTCAGAAGAGGATTGCTTTGCCGCAACTCCTGCTTCTTATGACACGGGCTTCTGGTTTTGTGATTTGTTGCCCGCTTGA
- a CDS encoding SGNH/GDSL hydrolase family protein, translating into MRLFPKILVFVYSLFFLAACSSSETEEEVTPTPNIPTTPSASGSYLALGDSYTIGQGVAATERWPVYLANSLSGEGVKVGEPRIIAQTGWTTADLLQRVKTEKFDGGYGLVSLMIGVNNQYQGRSLEEFRTQFRELLTLSTALALKDPKNVLVLTIPDWGATPFGSSRDRASTSAQIKRFNEVIKAEATTAGITVIDVYDISLLVRETPAYLAPDGLHYSGLMHQRWAQMALPEAKKKLLE; encoded by the coding sequence ATGCGTCTATTCCCTAAAATACTTGTTTTCGTTTACAGCCTCTTTTTCCTGGCAGCCTGTAGTTCTTCAGAGACTGAGGAAGAAGTTACCCCCACTCCTAATATACCTACCACGCCAAGTGCCTCGGGTTCTTACCTGGCCTTAGGCGATTCCTACACTATTGGGCAAGGGGTTGCAGCCACAGAGCGGTGGCCGGTGTATTTAGCCAATTCTTTATCTGGTGAAGGAGTGAAGGTAGGTGAGCCCCGAATCATTGCCCAAACCGGCTGGACCACCGCTGATCTTCTCCAGCGCGTAAAAACCGAGAAGTTTGACGGAGGCTATGGGTTGGTGTCACTTATGATTGGGGTAAACAACCAGTACCAGGGGCGTAGTCTGGAGGAGTTCAGGACGCAGTTCAGGGAGTTGCTGACGTTAAGCACTGCCCTGGCGCTGAAAGACCCGAAGAATGTGTTGGTGCTGACCATACCAGATTGGGGAGCTACGCCGTTTGGTTCTAGCAGGGACCGAGCATCTACCAGTGCCCAGATAAAGAGATTCAATGAGGTGATCAAAGCCGAAGCAACAACAGCCGGTATTACGGTAATAGACGTGTACGACATTTCTTTGTTGGTGCGGGAAACACCTGCGTACCTGGCTCCAGATGGGTTGCACTATAGCGGTTTAATGCACCAACGATGGGCCCAAATGGCGTTGCCCGAGGCCAAAAAGAAGCTGCTTGAATAG